A genomic window from Melanotaenia boesemani isolate fMelBoe1 chromosome 15, fMelBoe1.pri, whole genome shotgun sequence includes:
- the LOC121654596 gene encoding uncharacterized protein LOC121654596 — protein MEGESNESGTTSIQAETLTQSCSEEDCDESKNFQEPEEDNKADSGTCEEETEEDLCISGAETLPQDTLTATNTQGDDDFVPLSPLPTEKGMSPPSVSFHPSNTQNRPSEPCWYCLRSLDSEYRPEAAKQEDSDAASTLPSSGQKVSYQTDPRPHFGVACSSRSTCRPLWGSEGPCWGQRNQEVPDQTDTCPHCHLGLPLETLRWHETKCLLFDGLRSLKK, from the exons ATGGAGGGAGAGAGCAACGAAAG CGGGACGACTTCTATCCAAGCTGAAACACTAACTCAAAGTTGCAGTGAGGAGGACTGCGACGAGTCCAAAAACTTCCAGGAACCAGAGGAAGACAACAAGGCTGACAGTGGAACCTGTGAAGAAGAG ACTGAAGAGGATCTATGTATCAGTGGTGCAGAGACGTTGCCACAGGATACTCTGACAGCCACGAACACACAGGGTGATGATGACTTTGTCCCATTGTCCCCACTGCCAACAGAGAAAGGGATGAGCCCCCCTTCGGTGTCATTTCATCCCTCCAACACACAGA ATCGCCCATCTGAACCCTGCTGGTACTGCCTGAGGTCTCTTGATTCAGAGTATCGTCCTGAAGCAGCTAAACAG GAAGACTCAGATGCTGCATCAACATTGCCCTCTAGTGGCCAGAAAGTGAGCTACCAGACAGACCCTCGACCTCACTTTGGTGTCGCTTGTTCCTCCCGCTCCACGTGTCGCCCTCTGTGGGGCAGTGAGGGGCCCTGCTGGGGACAGAGGAACCAGGAGGTGCCGGATCAGACAGACACCTGTCCTCATTGCCATCTGGGCTTGCCTCTTGAAACACTGCGATGGCATGAG ACAAAATGTCTACTGTTCGACGGGTTGAGGAGCTTGAAGAAATGA